The Paraburkholderia acidisoli genome contains a region encoding:
- a CDS encoding HAD family hydrolase: MIDHLICDCDGVLVDSEVIADRVLLETLTQTFPGVDFHVAVQSAFGQQTSRFLADLAARLNLTMPDDFLETIEHNCEAAIAASVSPINGVRDALRQVTLPVAVVSNSRLTRVHASVRRAGLDTIFGERIFSAEMVARPKPYPDVYLHAANTLGVAPARCLVVEDSISGLNAARAAGMKTIAFVGASHIPSGYADVLREMGITRIMTHMDELPALVEAGVRGEFGDVQS, translated from the coding sequence ATGATCGACCATCTCATCTGCGACTGCGACGGCGTCCTCGTCGACAGCGAAGTCATCGCCGACCGCGTCCTCCTCGAAACCCTCACGCAAACTTTTCCCGGCGTGGATTTCCACGTCGCGGTGCAGTCGGCGTTCGGACAGCAGACCTCGCGTTTTCTCGCCGACCTTGCCGCGCGCCTGAACCTCACGATGCCGGACGACTTCCTCGAAACGATCGAGCACAACTGCGAAGCGGCCATCGCCGCATCCGTGAGTCCGATCAACGGCGTGCGCGACGCGCTGCGCCAGGTCACGCTGCCCGTGGCCGTGGTGTCGAACAGCCGCCTCACGCGCGTGCACGCCTCGGTGCGCCGCGCGGGCCTCGACACGATCTTCGGCGAACGCATCTTCAGCGCCGAAATGGTCGCGCGTCCCAAGCCCTATCCGGACGTCTATCTGCACGCCGCGAACACGCTCGGCGTGGCGCCGGCGCGCTGCCTCGTCGTGGAGGACAGCATCTCGGGCCTGAACGCCGCGCGCGCGGCGGGCATGAAGACGATCGCGTTCGTGGGCGCGAGCCACATTCCGTCGGGTTACGCCGACGTGCTGCGCGAGATGGGCATCACGCGCATCATGACGCACATGGACGAACTGCCCGCGCTCGTCGAAGCGGGCGTGCGCGGCGAGTTCGGCGACGTGCAGTCGTAA
- the ribB gene encoding 3,4-dihydroxy-2-butanone-4-phosphate synthase, whose product MSVIASSPVATSAVDCLDAAADLPFLETEPVPPRIAAALQAMREGRPVVLQDDHDREDEADLIVAAERLTPATMALFIRECSGIVCLCLSDDKVRALELPPMVAHNESRNRTAFTVSIEARDGVSTGVSAADRVTTIRAAIAPNAQPADIVRPGHVFPLRAQKGGVLARRGHTEGTVDLAVLAGLSAAGVLCELMNPDGTMARGQQVDDFAKLHDLPMLTIAELVAFRESIAAARERCAEPA is encoded by the coding sequence ATGTCCGTTATTGCCAGTTCCCCCGTTGCGACGTCCGCCGTCGATTGCCTCGACGCCGCCGCCGATCTCCCGTTTCTCGAAACCGAACCGGTGCCGCCGCGCATCGCCGCCGCGCTGCAAGCCATGCGCGAAGGCCGTCCCGTCGTGCTCCAGGACGACCACGACCGCGAGGACGAAGCCGATCTGATCGTCGCCGCCGAGCGGCTCACGCCCGCCACCATGGCGCTGTTCATCCGCGAATGCAGCGGCATCGTCTGCCTGTGTCTCTCGGACGACAAGGTGCGCGCGCTCGAATTGCCGCCGATGGTCGCTCACAACGAAAGCCGCAACCGCACCGCGTTCACGGTGTCGATCGAAGCGCGCGACGGCGTGAGCACGGGCGTTTCCGCCGCCGACCGCGTGACGACGATCCGCGCCGCCATCGCCCCGAACGCGCAGCCCGCCGACATCGTGCGCCCCGGCCACGTGTTCCCGCTGCGCGCACAGAAGGGCGGCGTGCTGGCGCGCCGCGGCCACACCGAAGGCACGGTCGATCTCGCCGTGCTCGCGGGCCTCTCGGCCGCCGGCGTGCTGTGCGAGTTGATGAACCCGGACGGCACGATGGCGCGCGGCCAGCAGGTCGACGACTTCGCGAAGCTGCACGATCTGCCCATGCTGACGATCGCCGAACTCGTGGCGTTCCGCGAGTCGATCGCGGCCGCGCGCGAGCGTTGCGCCGAACCGGCGTGA
- the glpK gene encoding glycerol kinase GlpK, giving the protein MAESYILALDQGTTSSRALLLDRRGEIVALAQKEFAQHYPRPGWVEHDPRDIWSSQAGVAAEALTRAGVSSAAVAAIGITNQRETTLVWDRETGQPVYNAIVWQDRRTAAFCDSLKQRGHEAAVRAKTGLPVDAYFSAPKLRWILDHVDGAKDKARAGKLAFGTVDSWLMWHLTRGALHATDVTNAARTLLFNIHTLQWDDDLLALFEIPRNMLPEVRSSSEVYGRTASTLFASEIPLAGVAGDQHAALFGQMCLRPGMVKNTYGTGCFLVMNTGETPIESRHNLVTTIAWQALGKTQYALEGSIFIAGAVVQWLRDGLGLIRSASEIETLAASVPHSDGVYLVPAFAGLGAPHWNAHARGTLFGVTRGTSAAHIARAALDAIAYQSYDVLAAMEADSGMRVKALRVDGGACANNLLMQFQADLLGAEVLRPRASESTALGAGYLAGLAVGFWRDIDELQQQWQLDRRFSPVLPRDEVTRCLKGWQRAIDAARAWADSGNSDDS; this is encoded by the coding sequence ATGGCCGAGTCGTACATCCTCGCGCTGGACCAGGGCACCACGAGTTCGCGCGCCCTGCTGCTCGATCGCCGCGGCGAAATCGTCGCGCTCGCCCAGAAGGAATTCGCGCAGCACTACCCGCGGCCCGGCTGGGTCGAGCACGATCCGCGCGACATCTGGTCGAGCCAGGCGGGCGTCGCGGCGGAAGCGCTCACGCGTGCGGGTGTGAGCAGCGCGGCGGTGGCCGCCATCGGCATCACGAACCAGCGCGAGACCACCCTCGTCTGGGACCGCGAAACGGGCCAGCCGGTGTACAACGCCATCGTCTGGCAGGACCGCCGCACGGCCGCGTTCTGCGACAGCCTCAAGCAGCGCGGTCATGAAGCCGCGGTGCGCGCCAAGACCGGCTTGCCGGTCGACGCGTACTTTTCGGCCCCCAAGCTCCGCTGGATTCTCGATCACGTCGATGGCGCGAAGGACAAGGCGCGCGCGGGCAAACTCGCGTTCGGCACCGTGGACAGCTGGCTCATGTGGCATCTCACACGCGGCGCGCTGCACGCGACCGACGTCACCAACGCCGCGCGCACCCTGCTCTTCAACATCCATACGCTGCAATGGGACGACGACCTGCTCGCGCTGTTCGAGATCCCGCGCAACATGCTGCCCGAAGTCCGTTCGTCGTCCGAAGTTTACGGGCGCACGGCATCCACGCTATTCGCGAGCGAAATCCCGCTCGCGGGCGTGGCCGGCGACCAGCACGCGGCGCTCTTCGGGCAGATGTGCCTGCGTCCCGGCATGGTGAAGAACACCTACGGCACGGGCTGTTTTCTCGTGATGAACACGGGCGAGACGCCGATCGAATCGCGCCACAATCTCGTCACCACCATCGCGTGGCAGGCGCTCGGCAAAACGCAGTACGCGCTCGAAGGCAGCATCTTCATCGCGGGCGCCGTGGTGCAGTGGCTGCGCGACGGGCTCGGCCTCATCCGCAGCGCGAGCGAGATCGAAACGCTCGCGGCCAGCGTGCCGCACAGCGACGGCGTCTACCTCGTGCCCGCGTTCGCGGGCCTCGGCGCGCCGCACTGGAACGCGCACGCGCGCGGCACGCTGTTCGGCGTCACGCGCGGCACGAGCGCGGCGCATATCGCGCGCGCGGCGCTCGACGCCATCGCGTATCAGTCGTACGACGTGCTCGCCGCCATGGAAGCCGACTCGGGCATGCGCGTGAAGGCGTTGCGCGTGGACGGCGGCGCGTGCGCCAACAATCTGCTGATGCAGTTCCAGGCCGACCTGCTCGGCGCCGAGGTGCTGCGGCCGCGCGCGAGCGAAAGCACGGCGCTCGGCGCGGGCTATCTCGCGGGACTCGCGGTGGGCTTTTGGCGCGACATCGACGAATTACAGCAGCAGTGGCAACTCGACCGCCGCTTTTCGCCCGTGCTGCCGCGCGACGAGGTCACGCGCTGTTTGAAGGGCTGGCAGCGCGCGATCGACGCCGCCCGGGCATGGGCCGACAGCGGCAACTCCGACGATTCCTGA